A single Crateriforma conspicua DNA region contains:
- a CDS encoding ankyrin repeat domain-containing protein, producing the protein MDDWLELERLHFAAGDGDLAAVQSLLADGRDVNAKDSDLALTPLHYAAAGEHVDIVRFLIANGADVNAIDEATAGDTPLGHVAQECSLSMAKTLLDSGANPLIPGGMQLTPLHRAERRKRPDGRQVYDLLLDVARTRFHYHGGG; encoded by the coding sequence ATGGACGACTGGCTCGAACTCGAACGCTTGCACTTTGCCGCCGGTGACGGCGACCTTGCCGCAGTTCAATCGCTTTTGGCTGACGGTCGAGACGTGAACGCAAAAGACTCTGATCTCGCGCTAACTCCATTGCACTACGCCGCTGCCGGCGAACACGTTGACATCGTGCGGTTCCTGATTGCAAACGGAGCCGATGTAAATGCGATTGACGAGGCGACCGCTGGTGACACACCACTCGGACATGTTGCCCAGGAATGCTCTCTCTCGATGGCAAAGACTCTGCTCGATTCCGGGGCGAACCCGCTGATTCCAGGGGGGATGCAACTTACACCACTTCACCGAGCAGAACGTCGGAAACGTCCCGATGGTCGCCAAGTCTACGATCTATTGCTTGATGTGGCCCGCACTCGATTCCACTACCATGGGGGCGGGTAA
- a CDS encoding GNAT family N-acetyltransferase, translating to MERNDSNEIKVRLEPNLSSADFVDVLKRSTLAERRPVNDANVVAGMLKQADLIATARASSGLLVGVARSITDFHYCTYLSDLAVDVSFQRRGIGKQLIDFTHEKAGRQTTLILLAAPAAATYYPHIGLTSHDSCWIMKHEPGVEVSTKELSQNKGLDAEASKASFSDG from the coding sequence ATGGAACGCAACGACTCCAACGAAATTAAGGTTAGATTAGAACCGAACTTATCATCAGCAGATTTCGTTGACGTACTTAAACGTTCGACGCTCGCTGAACGTCGTCCAGTCAATGATGCGAACGTCGTTGCTGGTATGCTCAAGCAGGCCGACCTGATCGCAACGGCTCGAGCCTCCAGTGGATTGTTGGTTGGCGTGGCTCGGTCGATCACCGACTTCCACTACTGTACTTATCTGTCGGATTTGGCGGTCGACGTATCGTTTCAGCGTCGCGGGATTGGCAAGCAATTGATCGATTTCACTCACGAAAAGGCGGGCCGGCAGACCACCCTTATTCTTTTGGCTGCACCTGCGGCGGCAACGTACTATCCACACATTGGATTGACTTCTCATGACTCTTGCTGGATCATGAAGCACGAACCGGGTGTCGAGGTGTCCACCAAAGAATTGTCGCAGAACAAAGGGTTGGACGCGGAGGCCTCGAAAGCGTCTTTTTCAGATGGTTAA
- a CDS encoding DUF7691 family protein: protein MGYSHSFFALEVAEVKALYGSKNNALLEGILKSQAEDIEDNDAFFEDEIEDGDLPDTATALREIFEGNARPSAEGAMYGYALQMICRHMGQEVEGGEYGVADVTDHPYDSLLVKSGIPIPIPEPSDFPMIGYLDFNQLDDEIAMARADHEKVGSDSAEAMSAIRGLMNAVGFGLKPGGINAEEIQEDIDAYVETLEAAKKLGKGVISFRH, encoded by the coding sequence ATGGGATATTCGCACAGCTTCTTTGCCCTCGAGGTTGCCGAAGTGAAGGCGCTCTACGGTTCGAAGAACAACGCCCTGCTAGAAGGTATCCTCAAATCGCAGGCAGAAGACATCGAGGATAACGACGCGTTTTTTGAAGACGAGATCGAGGACGGCGACTTACCAGACACAGCCACAGCACTTCGCGAGATCTTTGAGGGCAACGCTCGACCAAGCGCGGAAGGGGCGATGTACGGTTACGCACTCCAAATGATCTGTAGACACATGGGACAAGAGGTTGAGGGAGGCGAGTACGGCGTTGCTGACGTGACTGATCACCCTTACGATTCGCTGCTTGTGAAATCTGGTATCCCGATCCCGATTCCAGAGCCGAGTGATTTCCCAATGATTGGGTACTTGGATTTCAACCAACTTGATGACGAAATCGCTATGGCCAGAGCAGATCATGAAAAGGTCGGTAGCGACTCTGCGGAAGCAATGTCCGCGATTCGCGGATTGATGAACGCCGTCGGATTTGGACTGAAACCTGGTGGAATCAACGCAGAGGAGATTCAAGAAGACATTGATGCCTACGTCGAGACACTTGAGGCTGCCAAGAAACTCGGTAAAGGTGTCATTTCATTTCGCCACTGA
- a CDS encoding type II toxin-antitoxin system RelE/ParE family toxin — translation MPGRKVPHRRRLAMDDIAGHSSDIAESNLDSALRFLDAIEATVDMLCQFPEAGGAVPTTRPEAEGLRAKLVNGFGNYVVLYFVTAETIDIARVIRGGQEIDQIALQSR, via the coding sequence ATGCCTGGACGCAAAGTGCCGCACCGCAGGCGGCTTGCCATGGACGACATTGCGGGACACTCGAGCGACATTGCCGAGTCGAATCTCGATTCAGCCCTGCGTTTTCTTGATGCGATCGAAGCGACTGTTGATATGTTGTGTCAGTTTCCGGAAGCCGGTGGTGCGGTGCCAACTACACGCCCAGAAGCCGAAGGGCTTCGTGCCAAGTTAGTGAACGGTTTCGGCAACTATGTAGTTCTCTATTTCGTGACGGCGGAAACAATCGACATCGCGCGAGTCATCCGTGGTGGGCAGGAGATCGACCAGATTGCGTTGCAAAGCAGGTAA
- a CDS encoding type II toxin-antitoxin system RelE/ParE family toxin yields the protein MKARLTAHTEIDLLRGIDWFESISVGLGEKFEAEFYLALERIKANPELFAADNTGYRPCRLKRFTAVLYFRIDEPFVVIVGLFTSGQDESDLQNRG from the coding sequence ATGAAGGCACGGCTAACGGCACATACCGAAATTGATCTGTTGCGTGGCATTGATTGGTTTGAGAGCATTTCAGTTGGTCTCGGTGAAAAGTTCGAGGCAGAATTTTACCTTGCTCTGGAACGGATTAAGGCAAATCCGGAGTTGTTCGCCGCAGACAATACGGGCTACCGGCCTTGTCGACTCAAGCGATTTACCGCTGTATTGTATTTCCGTATCGACGAACCGTTCGTTGTGATTGTCGGGCTTTTCACTAGCGGCCAGGACGAAAGCGATCTTCAGAATCGCGGATAA
- a CDS encoding ribbon-helix-helix domain-containing protein, translated as MSTISVNVPEPIMSAIAERAKISGYEDVSEFVSEFILRISERQTEVEKLAVEGLQSGPSEPWNGNEIEAIRTELKSKHGS; from the coding sequence ATGTCTACGATTAGTGTTAATGTACCCGAGCCGATAATGTCGGCGATCGCGGAACGCGCGAAAATCAGCGGCTACGAAGACGTCAGCGAATTCGTATCAGAATTCATCTTGCGAATATCTGAGCGTCAGACCGAAGTAGAGAAGCTCGCGGTTGAAGGGTTGCAGAGCGGCCCAAGTGAGCCATGGAATGGAAATGAAATCGAAGCCATTCGTACAGAGTTGAAGTCAAAGCACGGAAGTTGA